The Trueperaceae bacterium genome window below encodes:
- a CDS encoding trypsin-like peptidase domain-containing protein, with protein MPRALIATLVLAGAALAGAQGLPRDVRLNIVQAVVQIIPYDEEAGTTVGWSGSGTIISPSGYVLTNYHVVGDLSLRRYYEWHAILVTDPAFTDQPPEHYFWARYVAGDPTYDLAVLKIVEWYDEEPIGDDVVFPYVLVGDSNQLIPGDSITIVGYPGISGSTITFTAGLMSGWVGEDFESGGKQWIKTDAKIAHGNSGGGAFDVNGYLIGVPTAGRTVQYEELDVEEQAYVRPISLAWALLGPHVPDVARAPVGNANAGVPPAPGSPATPVAEPPPASVPDGVCNFCIVGAVPLGGTVSGTISGQGQEAINYHTYTVFVPEGTPSLTIELTADFDVDFAIKYGSEIQDWADDGDWAYRDITTANGGTYQVTAPTPGTWYIDVIYAYPSGVAGYSLSAR; from the coding sequence ATGCCACGCGCACTGATCGCCACCCTGGTGCTCGCCGGCGCCGCGCTGGCCGGCGCCCAGGGCCTGCCGCGCGACGTCAGGCTCAACATCGTGCAGGCCGTCGTCCAGATCATCCCGTACGACGAGGAGGCCGGCACCACCGTCGGCTGGTCGGGCTCGGGGACGATCATCAGCCCCAGCGGCTACGTCCTCACCAACTACCACGTCGTGGGCGACCTCTCGCTGCGGCGCTACTACGAGTGGCACGCGATCCTCGTCACCGACCCGGCGTTCACGGACCAGCCGCCCGAGCACTACTTCTGGGCGCGGTACGTGGCCGGCGACCCCACCTACGACCTCGCGGTCCTGAAGATCGTGGAGTGGTACGACGAGGAGCCCATCGGCGACGACGTCGTGTTCCCCTACGTGCTCGTCGGCGACTCGAACCAGCTCATCCCCGGCGACAGCATCACGATCGTGGGGTACCCCGGCATCTCGGGCTCGACGATCACGTTCACGGCCGGCCTGATGTCCGGCTGGGTGGGCGAGGACTTCGAGTCGGGCGGCAAGCAGTGGATCAAGACAGACGCGAAGATCGCCCACGGCAACTCCGGCGGCGGCGCCTTCGACGTCAACGGCTACCTCATCGGCGTCCCCACCGCGGGACGCACGGTCCAGTACGAGGAGCTCGACGTCGAGGAGCAGGCGTACGTCAGGCCGATAAGCCTGGCCTGGGCCCTCCTCGGCCCGCACGTGCCCGACGTCGCCCGCGCGCCCGTCGGCAACGCGAACGCCGGAGTCCCGCCCGCCCCTGGCTCGCCCGCCACGCCGGTGGCCGAACCGCCCCCAGCCTCCGTGCCGGACGGCGTCTGCAACTTCTGCATCGTCGGCGCCGTGCCGCTGGGCGGCACCGTCTCCGGCACGATCTCCGGTCAGGGCCAGGAGGCGATCAACTACCACACGTACACCGTGTTCGTCCCCGAGGGCACGCCGAGCCTGACGATCGAGCTCACGGCCGACTTCGACGTCGACTTCGCCATCAAGTACGGCTCGGAGATCCAGGACTGGGCGGACGACGGCGACTGGGCCTACCGCGACATCACCACCGCCAACGGCGGCACCTACCAGGTGACGGCGCCCACGCCCGGCACCTGGTACATCGACGTGATCTACGCCTACCCGAGCGGGGTCGCTGGGTACTCGCTCTCGGCGCGCTGA
- a CDS encoding GH1 family beta-glucosidase, translating to MHDDRGFAWGAASSAFQVEGAADVDGRSPSIWDVFCATPGKIDDGSNAAVACDGYRRWEEDLDLLVALGLNAYRFSVAWPRVVPGGRGRVNQPGLDHYDRFVDGLLTRGLRPFLTLYHWDLPQVLQERGGWTNRDTAYAFADYAQAVAERLGDRVEAYATLNEPWCSAFLAHQLGEHAPGETSPERAQAAVHHLLLGHGLALERLRAAAPASKHGIVLNFTPAYPADPDDPEHREAARRHDVANHQVFLQPLLAGSYPAEAAAQPGSAATHARDGDLAAISGRLDYLGVNYYTRALVRPAPGSPWPHVAGVPARGRPHTDMGWEVYPQGLEDVLKRVWGESRLPLYVTENGAGLAEPASLDGAEALEDERRWEYIAAHLAAIERARAAGVDVRGYFAWSLLDNFEWARGYTYRFGLVHVDFATQRRTPKASAHRYAAHVAAAGVRSPPSPPTR from the coding sequence TTGCACGACGATCGCGGTTTCGCATGGGGCGCGGCCAGCTCGGCCTTCCAGGTCGAGGGCGCCGCCGACGTGGACGGCCGGTCGCCGTCGATCTGGGACGTCTTCTGCGCCACGCCCGGCAAGATCGACGACGGCTCGAACGCCGCGGTGGCCTGCGACGGCTACCGCCGCTGGGAGGAGGACCTCGACCTCCTCGTCGCTCTCGGCCTCAACGCCTACCGCTTCTCCGTCGCCTGGCCCCGCGTCGTGCCCGGCGGGCGCGGCCGCGTCAACCAGCCGGGCCTCGACCACTACGACAGGTTCGTCGACGGCCTCCTGACCAGGGGCCTGCGGCCGTTCCTGACCCTCTACCACTGGGACCTCCCGCAGGTCCTGCAGGAGAGAGGCGGCTGGACGAACCGCGACACCGCCTACGCCTTCGCCGACTACGCCCAGGCCGTGGCGGAGCGCCTGGGCGACAGGGTCGAGGCGTACGCGACCCTGAACGAGCCGTGGTGCAGCGCGTTCCTCGCGCACCAGCTGGGCGAGCACGCGCCGGGCGAGACGAGCCCAGAGCGGGCCCAGGCCGCCGTGCACCACCTGCTGCTGGGGCACGGTCTGGCGCTCGAGCGCCTCCGCGCCGCGGCGCCCGCGTCGAAGCACGGCATCGTCCTGAACTTCACGCCCGCGTACCCCGCCGACCCCGACGACCCGGAGCACCGCGAGGCGGCGCGGCGGCACGACGTGGCCAACCACCAGGTCTTCCTCCAGCCCCTGCTCGCGGGCTCCTACCCAGCCGAGGCCGCCGCGCAGCCCGGCTCGGCCGCCACGCACGCGCGCGACGGCGACCTGGCGGCGATCTCCGGCCGACTCGACTACCTGGGCGTCAACTACTACACGCGCGCGCTGGTTCGTCCCGCGCCCGGGTCGCCCTGGCCCCACGTGGCCGGCGTGCCGGCGCGAGGGCGGCCCCACACCGACATGGGCTGGGAGGTCTACCCGCAGGGTCTCGAGGACGTGCTGAAGCGCGTCTGGGGCGAGTCGCGGCTGCCGCTCTACGTCACCGAGAACGGCGCCGGCCTCGCCGAGCCGGCGTCGCTCGACGGCGCGGAGGCCCTGGAGGACGAGCGCCGCTGGGAGTACATCGCCGCCCACCTGGCGGCGATCGAGAGGGCGCGGGCCGCCGGCGTCGACGTCAGGGGCTACTTCGCGTGGAGCCTCCTCGACAACTTTGAGTGGGCGCGCGGCTACACCTACCGCTTCGGCCTGGTCCACGTGGACTTCGCCACCCAGCGGCGGACGCCCAAGGCCAGCGCCCACAGGTACGCCGCGCACGTGGCCGCGGCGGGCGTGCGCTCGCCCCCATCGCCCCCGACGCGCTAG
- a CDS encoding glycoside hydrolase family 2 TIM barrel-domain containing protein, whose protein sequence is MSEGPPGGGEPQGPHGAAPPPAPPGASAAGGPRAAGASDGAPFALGVNYWPRRKAMRWWRDFDAAEVEDELALIASLGLSLVRVFLLWEDWQPRPDAVSGACLAHLERVCDAAERHGLGLVVTFFTGHMSGPNWAPPWALVPPERGARSGGRPPRQVVSGGGPVSAGYRDPYDDPVMRAAQERLLTEVVTDLRGHAAPRLWSLGNEPDLFAWPARPGAGRAWVRDMAALVRRLDPARPVTCGLHVASLLEDNGLRADEVFAEADVAVMHAYPMYLSWARHPLDPDLVPFACALTSALCGKPVLAEEWGGCTAPPGEPSQTWRWTCCGEEREQFMAAEEDLAGYVAAVLPRLVASGATGALLWCFADYSEDLYGSPPLDQFRHERHFGLVRPDGSLKPHAAAVKEFTGGAPRARQVDWTWLLDVAADEYYRAPADNALRLYETYLQRLAGA, encoded by the coding sequence GTGAGCGAGGGTCCGCCGGGAGGCGGCGAGCCGCAGGGGCCGCACGGCGCGGCCCCGCCGCCGGCGCCGCCCGGGGCGTCCGCGGCCGGCGGTCCGCGGGCGGCGGGCGCGTCGGACGGGGCACCGTTCGCGCTCGGCGTGAACTACTGGCCGCGGCGCAAGGCGATGCGTTGGTGGCGCGACTTCGACGCCGCCGAGGTCGAGGACGAGCTCGCGCTGATCGCCTCGCTGGGACTGAGCCTGGTCAGGGTCTTCCTCCTGTGGGAGGACTGGCAGCCGCGCCCCGACGCCGTCTCCGGCGCCTGCCTGGCGCACCTGGAGCGCGTGTGCGACGCCGCCGAGAGGCACGGCCTCGGGCTCGTCGTCACGTTCTTCACCGGCCACATGAGCGGACCGAACTGGGCGCCTCCCTGGGCGCTGGTGCCGCCGGAGCGGGGCGCGCGCAGCGGCGGGCGCCCGCCGCGTCAGGTCGTCAGCGGCGGCGGGCCCGTGAGCGCCGGCTACCGCGACCCCTACGACGACCCCGTGATGCGCGCGGCGCAGGAGAGGCTGCTCACGGAGGTCGTCACCGACCTCAGGGGCCACGCCGCGCCGCGGTTGTGGAGCCTCGGCAACGAGCCCGACCTCTTCGCCTGGCCGGCCCGCCCCGGCGCCGGGCGCGCCTGGGTGCGCGACATGGCCGCGCTCGTCAGGCGCCTCGACCCCGCCAGGCCCGTCACGTGCGGGCTCCACGTCGCCAGCCTCCTCGAGGACAACGGCCTGCGCGCCGACGAGGTCTTCGCCGAGGCGGACGTGGCCGTCATGCACGCCTACCCGATGTACCTGTCCTGGGCGCGCCATCCCCTCGACCCCGACCTCGTGCCGTTCGCCTGCGCCCTCACCTCCGCGCTATGCGGCAAGCCCGTGCTGGCCGAGGAGTGGGGCGGGTGCACGGCGCCGCCCGGCGAGCCCTCGCAGACGTGGCGCTGGACCTGCTGCGGCGAGGAGCGCGAGCAGTTCATGGCCGCGGAGGAGGACCTGGCCGGGTACGTGGCCGCGGTGCTGCCGAGGCTCGTGGCGTCCGGGGCCACGGGAGCCCTGCTGTGGTGCTTCGCCGACTACAGCGAGGACCTGTACGGCTCTCCCCCGCTCGACCAGTTCCGCCACGAGCGGCACTTCGGCCTCGTGCGCCCCGACGGCTCCCTCAAGCCCCACGCCGCGGCGGTCAAGGAGTTCACCGGCGGGGCGCCGCGCGCCAGGCAGGTCGACTGGACCTGGCTGCTCGACGTGGCGGCAGACGAGTACTACCGGGCGCCGGCGGACAACGCCCTGCGCCTCTACGAGACCTACCTTCAGCGCCTCGCCGGCGCGTGA
- a CDS encoding carbohydrate ABC transporter permease, translating into MAVTRSAGAYPTLAGSYANTAPHYRRALRRMGLTATVTLFATMLLTAYLMPFAYMVVTSFKDRDQIVASATGPVLPVDPKTVEVGGKQVPVYRVPLEDGVRELALVRPGRRESVFVDPDDPTGAEVTWEGSWRTLTPVYVWAPRTGNFAEVWNGIAFPRLLFNTAFIAFTGMIGTLVSCVMVAYAFARFPLPFKGALFMVLIATIILPKQVLLVPTYAFFDAIGWTGTWLPLIVPHFFANAFNVFLLRQYFMQLPRELDEAAQIDGAGPLRVLTSVIVPQSYPVIIAVALFHIVFAWNDYFEPLLYTLGRPELQPISVGIQQFNFIYSQQPHLIQATALLGMVVPVALFFFSQRFFMRGIVITGVEK; encoded by the coding sequence ATGGCCGTCACCCGGAGCGCCGGCGCCTACCCGACGCTGGCCGGCTCCTACGCCAACACCGCCCCGCACTACCGCCGCGCCCTCAGGCGCATGGGCCTCACGGCCACGGTGACGCTCTTCGCCACGATGCTGCTCACCGCCTACCTGATGCCCTTCGCCTACATGGTCGTGACGTCGTTCAAGGACCGCGACCAGATCGTGGCCAGCGCCACCGGCCCCGTGCTGCCCGTCGACCCGAAGACCGTCGAGGTGGGCGGCAAGCAGGTGCCCGTTTACCGCGTGCCGCTCGAGGACGGGGTCAGGGAGCTCGCCCTCGTGCGGCCCGGCCGCCGCGAGAGCGTCTTCGTCGACCCGGACGACCCCACCGGCGCCGAGGTCACCTGGGAGGGCTCGTGGCGGACGCTCACGCCCGTCTACGTGTGGGCGCCGCGCACCGGCAACTTCGCCGAGGTGTGGAACGGCATCGCCTTCCCGCGCCTGCTGTTCAACACCGCGTTCATCGCGTTCACCGGCATGATCGGCACGCTCGTCTCGTGCGTGATGGTCGCCTACGCCTTCGCGCGCTTCCCGCTCCCCTTCAAGGGCGCGCTGTTCATGGTGCTGATCGCGACGATCATCCTGCCGAAGCAGGTGCTGCTCGTGCCCACCTACGCCTTCTTCGACGCGATCGGCTGGACCGGTACCTGGCTGCCCCTGATCGTGCCCCACTTCTTCGCGAACGCCTTCAACGTGTTCCTGCTCAGGCAGTACTTCATGCAGCTCCCCAGGGAGCTCGACGAGGCGGCGCAGATCGACGGCGCCGGGCCGCTCAGGGTGCTCACTTCGGTGATCGTCCCGCAGTCGTACCCGGTGATCATCGCCGTGGCGCTCTTCCACATCGTCTTCGCCTGGAACGACTACTTCGAGCCTCTCCTCTACACGCTGGGGCGCCCCGAGCTCCAGCCGATCTCGGTGGGGATCCAGCAGTTCAACTTCATCTACTCCCAGCAGCCGCACCTGATCCAGGCCACCGCGCTGCTCGGCATGGTCGTGCCCGTGGCGCTGTTCTTCTTCTCGCAGCGCTTCTTCATGCGCGGCATCGTGATCACGGGCGTGGAGAAGTGA
- a CDS encoding sugar ABC transporter permease: MSTYPARARGRLSPRAREQRLWGWVFLSPWVIGFLAFTVLPILASLVFSFTDFKLTAPEDVSFVGLDNYRQLFVDPLVKVSLGVTLRFALISLPIAIVLPVLLASLLDSKWLAGKPLFRTLFYMPYVVPVVSAIFIWQGVLNAQTGWLNRLLRLVGVPGPNWLDDVNWIYPALVIIGLWGLGNAFLITLASMQAVPTAYYEAALVDGAGPFARFRHITLPLISPVIFYNLVLAVIGLMRYFEVPFILSNGTGRPGSSTMFFNIHFYKTSFVFFDMGYGSALAWLLFAITMAFTGLLFYSARYWVFYAAEERS, translated from the coding sequence ATGAGCACGTACCCCGCGCGGGCCCGCGGCAGGCTCTCGCCGCGGGCGCGCGAGCAGCGCCTCTGGGGGTGGGTCTTCCTCTCGCCGTGGGTGATCGGGTTCCTGGCGTTCACGGTCCTGCCGATCCTGGCCTCGCTCGTCTTCTCGTTCACCGACTTCAAGCTCACCGCCCCCGAGGACGTCTCCTTCGTGGGGCTGGACAACTACCGCCAGCTCTTCGTCGACCCGCTCGTGAAGGTGTCGCTGGGCGTGACGCTGAGGTTCGCGCTGATCTCGCTGCCCATCGCCATCGTCCTGCCCGTGCTGCTGGCCTCGCTGCTCGACAGCAAGTGGCTGGCGGGCAAGCCGCTGTTCCGCACGCTCTTCTACATGCCCTACGTCGTGCCCGTGGTCTCGGCGATCTTCATCTGGCAGGGCGTCCTCAACGCGCAGACCGGCTGGCTCAACAGGCTGCTCAGGCTCGTCGGCGTGCCGGGCCCCAACTGGCTCGACGACGTCAACTGGATCTACCCCGCGCTCGTGATCATCGGCCTGTGGGGCCTCGGCAACGCGTTCCTCATCACCCTGGCGAGCATGCAGGCGGTGCCGACGGCGTACTACGAGGCCGCGCTCGTCGACGGCGCCGGCCCCTTCGCGCGCTTCCGGCACATCACGCTCCCGCTGATCTCGCCGGTGATCTTCTACAACCTCGTCCTGGCCGTGATCGGCCTGATGCGGTACTTCGAGGTGCCGTTCATCCTCTCGAACGGCACGGGCCGGCCGGGCAGCTCGACGATGTTCTTCAACATCCACTTCTACAAGACGAGCTTCGTGTTCTTCGACATGGGCTACGGCTCGGCGCTGGCCTGGCTGCTCTTCGCGATCACGATGGCCTTCACGGGCCTGCTGTTCTACAGCGCCAGGTACTGGGTCTTCTACGCGGCCGAGGAGCGGAGCTGA